In ANME-2 cluster archaeon, the sequence CTGACCGTCTTTATCGCTGTGGAAAAAGCAGATGAAACCGACCCGGAAAAGGCAGTTGCCGCTTCAATTGATGAAATAAAGAAAGTAGCAGGCCAGGTCAAAGCGGAGAATATCATGCTCTACCCCTATGCCCACCTGAGCAGTTCCCTGTCATCACCCAAGGTGGCAGTACAGGTCCTGAAAGATATGGAAAATGCACTGAAAGGTGAATATAATGTCAAGCGGGCACCTTTCGGGTTCTACAAGGCATTCGAGATAAAATGTAAAGGCCACCCACTGTCAGAACTTTCCAGGACCATCCGGGTAGATGGCGAAGCGACACCGGACGGTGCCGCATCCGCAGTATCCACAGCACCTGCATCCAGGAAGGAAGAAGTAATAAGCGAGGCCATCAAGGCAGAAGAAAAGGCCAAGTCCTACTGGCACATCCTGACCCCGGACGGAGAGCTGCATTCATTTGATGATTTTGATTTTACAGGACACGATAACCTGCGCAAGTTCAAAGACTACGAAGTGTCCAAGAGCAGGGCAGTGGACCGCACACCGCCTCATGTGGAACTGATGCGGCGTCTTGAGATTGCGGATTATGAGCCAGGCAGCGACAGCGGAAACATGCGGTTCTATCCAAAGGGACGGCTTATAAAGAGCCTTCTGGAAACCTATGTGTTGGACCGCACGGCAGCCATGGGTGCCATGGAAGTGGAAACTCCGCTCATGTACGACATGAACCATCCCACGCTAAAGAAATACCTGGACCGATTCCCTGCACGCCAGTACTCGATCGAAGCCGACAAGAAGAGCCTCTTTTTGCGTTTTGCAGCATGTTTCGGCCAGTTCCTGATGAACCATGACATGACCATCTCTTACCGCGATCTGCCCTTAAAGATGATCGAGATGACTCGGTACAGTTTTCGCAAGGAGCAGAGCGGCGAAGTGGTTGGGCTACGGCGACTGCGGGCCTTTACCATGCCTGATATGCATACGCTGGCGGCTGATATGGAGCAGGCCATCATGGAGTTCGGCGAGCAGTATAATATGTGTATGAGCGTGCTGGACACCATGGGGCTGGATCTGGAGGACTATGAGGTTGCGATACGGTTTACCAGGGACTTCTATGAGGAGAATAAGGAGTTCATTACCGAACTTGCCCGTGTGGTTGACAAGCCCGTGCTTGTGGAGATGTGGGATGAGAGGTTCTTTTATTTCGTGCTGAAGTTCGAGTTCAATTTCATCGATGCCCTGGACAAGGCCAGTGCCCTGTCCACTGTGCAGATAGATGTGGAAAATGCAGAGAGGTATGACATTAATTATATCGACCGTCAGGGTGAGGCACAACGGCCTACTATCCTACACTGCTCGCCAAGCGGTGCAATCGAGCGTATTATCTACGGCCTGCTTGAGAAGCAGTATATGCGGACACAGGCGGGCAGGGTGCCTATACTGCCGATATGGCTGTCTCCGACCCAGGTCAGGGTAATTCCAGTGACTGAGCGGCATATGGATGCGGCCTTGGAAGTGGAGCAAATGCTGGGTTGCAGGGTGGATATTGATGACAGGGCCGAGACTGTGGGTAAAAAGATACGGGATGCAGGTATGGAATGGATTCCGTATGTTGTCGTGCTGGGTGATGAGGAATTTGCATCAGGCGACCTTAGTGTGACTGTCCGTTCTGAGAGCCAGCCTAAAAAGCCCAAGCAGGTGAAGATGAAGGCATGGGACCTGTCTGTTAGGGTGCAGGCCGAGATTGCGGGGTTGCCGTATAAG encodes:
- a CDS encoding threonine--tRNA ligase — its product is MQILLIHSDHIEYHVKKKTPVAETIDENMHHGSMDEALTVFIAVEKADETDPEKAVAASIDEIKKVAGQVKAENIMLYPYAHLSSSLSSPKVAVQVLKDMENALKGEYNVKRAPFGFYKAFEIKCKGHPLSELSRTIRVDGEATPDGAASAVSTAPASRKEEVISEAIKAEEKAKSYWHILTPDGELHSFDDFDFTGHDNLRKFKDYEVSKSRAVDRTPPHVELMRRLEIADYEPGSDSGNMRFYPKGRLIKSLLETYVLDRTAAMGAMEVETPLMYDMNHPTLKKYLDRFPARQYSIEADKKSLFLRFAACFGQFLMNHDMTISYRDLPLKMIEMTRYSFRKEQSGEVVGLRRLRAFTMPDMHTLAADMEQAIMEFGEQYNMCMSVLDTMGLDLEDYEVAIRFTRDFYEENKEFITELARVVDKPVLVEMWDERFFYFVLKFEFNFIDALDKASALSTVQIDVENAERYDINYIDRQGEAQRPTILHCSPSGAIERIIYGLLEKQYMRTQAGRVPILPIWLSPTQVRVIPVTERHMDAALEVEQMLGCRVDIDDRAETVGKKIRDAGMEWIPYVVVLGDEEFASGDLSVTVRSESQPKKPKQVKMKAWDLSVRVQAEIAGLPYKGLALPVYLSMRSKFL